Genomic segment of Drosophila simulans strain w501 chromosome 2R, Prin_Dsim_3.1, whole genome shotgun sequence:
atcaaagtcAACCAGATTCTAATATCATGTAGGTTTATTCGAGTTCAGCTCATATCGTTTGTAGTTAAGTTTTTATtcaccaaaaatatatttcaaatcaaatttgaattatgtatatacattatatCGGTAATCCAGCCATATCAACCTACTGATTCGGGCAGTCGTTGGGCGTCTGCTTCTTGTTGCCGGCTGACTTGGGGCCCTTTGGTGGCGGtgcatcgtcgtcgtcgtacTCATCCTCCTCGTTCTCGTCATACTCCTCTTCGTCTTCATCGTCCTCATCGTCGACGATGTCGCCAGTGTAGTAAAGCACTGCTTTTGGAATAATTCTGGCACGCAAGAAGTGACCAATTTCGAAGTCGGTGGCCAGGATCTGCTGGGAGTCGTCGTCGACTTCCTCCGGGTCGCTCGAGACTACTGGTGGGTTGAAGAAATTGAAGAAAGAATCCGTCGGGACCTGCTTGACAATGGTGCGCACTGCGCCGCGCTCCTTGTGCTTCTGCTTCTTGCGGATGGTCTTCACAGTAAGGTTCATCTTCTTCTCCCAGTTAATGGTGCACCCCTGTAATTGGTTTTGTTTCGATTAGGAATCCCTTGTTGCCCCTAGACTTCAGCTAGCTTACAGTGCACTTGTAGATCTCTGGGCCTTCGAATGCAAACGGATCTTCGGGATCCACGGTGGACTTCAGAACGTACTGCTTTGTGAGAACCGAGTTGGAGAAGTACTCGTTCTTGTCGAAGTGGAACTCCAAGGTGTACGAATGCTAATGAATAAAGCGGTTTAGACGGGCAGGACTACTAGAACTATTGGCCAGCAAACTCACCCCGTTGTCGTACTTGATGGAAATATCGATTAGCTTGCGGATGGCGGGCTCGTCGTGCGGCTGCACCATCTCGGACATAATGGCCGTGTTGCGGAACACCGTCAGCCAGAAGCCGGGAATGCCCTTGGCATCCTTGGGAATACTTTTCAAACTGCTCAGGGCCTCGCGGAAATGCTCGGCATCGGCCTCGTTGTCGGTCGACGACTCCGGTTCCTTCCACTGGGGCTTCTCCTCGGCGGGGTCCACCTTGCCCTCGATGATCTCCCTGCGCTTATCGAACAACGGCTGGTACTGCACCTGGTACTTCTGCTCCAGCTTGTAGACGTCCTCAAAGAACTGGGCCTCGATGTTCAGGTGCTGCAGCTGTAGGTTTTTCAGGAACACAATGCGATTCTGCACCGGAGCCGGCAGCATCTTGACCATTTGCTGCAGATACTGCCGCCGCATGACCGAGTTCATGTAGGCGGGCCTGAAAAGTGGTTTGAGTGCGTCATTCCCCTGCTTCGCTTGCCAAAATGTTGCCACCCCCCTCCCACTACTCACATCGACTGGCAGTCCGAGCCGGACTTCTCGTCCTCGACTTCATTGCAGGACTCGGGGTCAACGTGTCCTTCGGCTGGGGCGTCCATTGTTCAATAAATGCTGATCTCACTGCAAGATTCTCGATTAGTGTCTGTTGCCAATTGTTTGCACCCTGCCACTTTTTCGCAAGTGATGTACAGACTGATGTACACATGTGcacatgcatatgcatatgtgcACATTCTTATACAGAAAATTGCCACTGCGCTGCCATCCCAGACTGGGATTTACTTGGTAAGAGGGAGCCGCATATTTACTAGAGCAGCTGAATTTCACAGACTATATAGCATATTTGCACCCATAGAAGGGCGTTGTAAAAACTAATACGCCATTCGGCGAATCTGcctgcgcgtgtgtgtgtgtgtgcatgtgcgaTTCAATCGAATTACCATACATCGCGCTTTTGCAAAACACGTGGTGAACCGAAATGAGCTCGAATATAGACGAAATTCGGGGTCAGTCGGCAACTTTGACCACGAGCGTGTGCTCCCAGTGCCTGGCCGGTGAATTGGCCTCCAAATTGCCGCCAATCAGTCAGAAAATCGCCACTTACCTTCGGTTAGAACAGACGCACGATGAGCACCGCCacaaaaaaagtttaaaaaggAATGCTGCGCTTCGCTGGTGAGGAGTCCATTTTTTTCAAAACGTGCTATTTTAGGACGGGCTGCGGTCACACTAACTCCCCAGCGGAGACGCAAACCCTCCAAGTGCAAcactatttttaatttaaattttttaatttttagatAATAATTTGAATGGGCTATTTACAAGTTGTACTCACATAACACAAAGTTAGCTAGCTGAATtcaacatttgaaattcatttagtTGCTTAACAACAAGCAAAGCTTCAGCTTTATTGCACCATATCAGTGATTAGTTTAATCGTTGCAtgctatttaatatattaaatttaatatttttttaacaaactaAACTTTAACTTAGAAATATAGCGGTAAATTTTAAGAATCGAGATGCTTGTGATCCTGAATTGCCTATCGATACTATCGGCTaaatcaaacgaaataaaacagCTGTGGCTTAAGTAATAACTATATTTAATGGAACttctcttaaaaataaaagcctgtgttgaaatatataaacatactGAAAAGCTCCTTACAAATCGGATTTCTTTTAGGACTACGAACAAGAGATTTGGATATGCTGGCCCAACTATCGGCTAACTTAGTAACTActgaattttaaacaatttaaggATTTGTGCCAAATACAAGCACAGGATCAAAGTTATTCCGTTTAATCCGCTCCTATTTACGGGTTTATTGACTTCTGTAgcaagaaaaactaaaataagtAGCACGAATGTACTGTGCAAATTTGGGAATTATACCAAAATGCGCCGTtctgcaaattaaaaatatttttagggacccaatatatatgtatgtatatatgcatatgaatataatatgtatttacatacGTACACCCACATCGGCGCACATCAGATGCCCATATAGCCAATTAGACTCTTTTCACTGCCTTGTAAACTTAGCGCGGAATCAGTAATTTTCTGCGTTCACGGACGCCGAGGCGGAATCATCCATAAGATGGTATCATGGGTGCTAATTGCAATAAACATATCTTGGGGGACGTGTTTTCCAAAATACAATCGCCACTCGGCGTCCCCTATGCGTtacatttgatttcaattggaCTTTTCATTAATACTACGCTTTCCCCCACTCGCGATTCCAAAGTATATACGGTGGAAAATCATTTTGTATTACTCATGCGCCTTTAATAtgatagttttattttattcgtaCAATTGAAAAGTTCACCCACATCGGGCAGCAGGAGTCGAAGCCCCCAAAAGTAAACACAATTCCTCAAAGGACGTTTCCGTTGGCTCTGCCCAGCACAAGTGCATCGGATCGCATCGCattggatcggatcggatcgtcGGTGAAGGCGAGTTCCAGGCGCTTGCCCAAGTAAATCGAATCGAGTGAATCCGCTGTCCCCCAAAAGCATTCCCGCACGAGTGTCCGGGTGTCCAGTGGCTGGCCTGGGCGGGCACATCCTCGGGTTAGATAACACCGTCCAGTCCATCCTGCTCCAccacgaccaccaccaccacctctgcgtatgtatgtacatgcgTGCGTATGTGCGTGTTTGGATGTACGTATCTGCATGCACCTCTTTGTGTTCCACGTACATAGCCCCGTATCTGCGCTAATCTATCTGCCCCTGTTGTGTGTACGCGGCTGCGACGGCCCAATCGATGGGAACAGATTTGTGCACTTATCAGCGCGCGGGTAATGGCCTCCACCTGGGCCAGCTGCCTCGTCTGAGTTCGGGATGAGCCCGATCTCGCTGAGCGCCACACAAATGCTCGCCTATCAAATAGTCGCTGCGGGAGGGGGGTGGAATCGTGTTGGCAGGGTCAGGAAACCGCCAAAACCGTTCCCACTCGACGTTTGGCACTACGCAGCGCATCTTGTGTGTCCCAAGTCGTGCCTTATGTAACCAAGCCGGTGACATAACACTGCTGAGGCATACTAAATGGCACTAAATGGTCGTTATCTTATGCTCGCAGCTCACAGTTCGCGGCGAGTGCTGGGCGATTAGCGCCAGAGATCGGGAACAGGCTTTATCTCTGCCCGAAAGTGGAGCATACATCGCAGGTGCAGTGGCCCATTTCGGGCAGACACCCACCAAGTTCGATGGTCATGTGATAGCGGGCTACTAATCTCATGCAAATAGTGCGACTCACTAGATACCTTCGATCACGGGTTATCACACAAGTTGAGGTGCGGCAGTAATGAAGGGGGCGGACTAACCGTCTTAGTTATTTGGTGGGCTTTGCAATTCGGAACCGAAATGGAATCCTTATCTTGGGAGCTTATGTGAATTCGGAACCAGCCGCACTGGACTGCGCGATCGTCGGGAATGCTTTTGATCGCTAATTCCTAGTCGTGCCCTCGGCAGGGTCTCCATGGTAGCAACGACGATACTAATGTCATTCCGATTTCAGAGTGCCTTACATCCACAATTATGCCAGATAGATTTCAAGTTACAAAGGCTGACGAGGACACCGCGTTGGACTACAACCAGGATGAGTCTGCGAGCGGCAAGCTACTGGGGGACATCCACGACGAAACCCTAGGTGAGAACTATGGGTCGTACGATGGTAAggatgttttcatttttatttgtgctACTATTATCACTCTAGTTTTACTATTAACTATAAGAGCTCGTTTCttaatatatagatacatactTAGATAGATGTATACATACACAAGAACCATTAACACTGAAGAGATTGTGTGCACTTTCATCTGGTCCTCGCTGAGTTTCGTTCCATCAGCGCACTTCGCCTGCTCACCCCCAGGCACACGCTTTTCCCCTCCCTCGAGTGACTACTGTATGCCCAGATAGAGCTTACGGCCCTGCAATCCTATCCTGAGCTGCCCCAGTTGCCCCAGTCCGAGTCCAGGATGTCCTGGTGAC
This window contains:
- the LOC6735967 gene encoding nucleosome assembly protein 1-like 1 is translated as MDAPAEGHVDPESCNEVEDEKSGSDCQSMPAYMNSVMRRQYLQQMVKMLPAPVQNRIVFLKNLQLQHLNIEAQFFEDVYKLEQKYQVQYQPLFDKRREIIEGKVDPAEEKPQWKEPESSTDNEADAEHFREALSSLKSIPKDAKGIPGFWLTVFRNTAIMSEMVQPHDEPAIRKLIDISIKYDNGHSYTLEFHFDKNEYFSNSVLTKQYVLKSTVDPEDPFAFEGPEIYKCTGCTINWEKKMNLTVKTIRKKQKHKERGAVRTIVKQVPTDSFFNFFNPPVVSSDPEEVDDDSQQILATDFEIGHFLRARIIPKAVLYYTGDIVDDEDDEDEEEYDENEEDEYDDDDAPPPKGPKSAGNKKQTPNDCPNQ